One Bacteroidales bacterium DNA segment encodes these proteins:
- a CDS encoding PorT family protein has translation MKKLTLLIVLAGAFSIANAQFFKYGIRVGASASQVKMSDFVKIKQSVNGHDTTYLVNLVSNTPLGFHGGFFSQISVAGVYIQPEFLFATTGGEVEIKKAGEAVSKAVKQRDLRIDIPVVVGMKLGPARLGLGPVATFNLFNRDDVAKFITEEVSASEKAKTVFRKAVWGLQLDAGVNILGKIALDVKYEFGLSKIGDGIKIGDTKYDFSKRANQFIFSVGYMF, from the coding sequence ATGAAAAAACTAACGTTATTAATCGTTTTAGCAGGAGCTTTCTCTATCGCAAATGCTCAATTTTTTAAATATGGTATTAGGGTAGGAGCAAGCGCATCACAAGTGAAAATGTCCGATTTTGTGAAAATAAAACAATCTGTAAACGGACATGACACAACATATCTTGTAAACCTTGTATCGAACACTCCTTTGGGATTCCACGGAGGATTTTTTTCTCAAATTTCTGTGGCTGGAGTTTATATCCAACCTGAATTTTTGTTTGCAACAACAGGAGGCGAAGTTGAAATAAAAAAAGCAGGAGAAGCCGTAAGTAAAGCTGTCAAACAACGGGATCTAAGAATAGATATTCCTGTAGTTGTCGGTATGAAATTGGGACCAGCTCGTCTTGGTCTAGGACCTGTAGCCACATTCAATCTTTTTAATAGAGATGATGTTGCAAAGTTCATTACTGAAGAGGTCAGTGCGAGCGAAAAAGCAAAAACCGTTTTCAGAAAAGCTGTTTGGGGTTTACAGTTAGACGCAGGTGTTAACATTCTTGGGAAAATAGCTTTAGACGTTAAATATGAGTTTGGATTAAGCAAAATAGGGGACGGAATAAAAATTGGCGACACAAAATATGATTTCAGCAAAAGAGCAAATCAGTTTATTTTCTCTGTAGGATATATGTTCTAA
- a CDS encoding PorT family protein gives MRNLVTIAIFFSLVLCFNNKLKAQHPFRFGFSFGVITSQLDGDGYGGYNKSGLQGGAWVSRSFADNFAYMLEIAYRPKGSKSSFNATDEEPDYYKLKLHYVEVPVTLRYYYDRYVFDISAGIAYLAKEREEGYISGFVQSSDITGFNDFDFVVAAGIGIKFNEYWSVKARFTYSAFDAAKKYIPPKPVVHNGQYNNDLSISLYRTIGN, from the coding sequence ATGAGGAATTTGGTAACCATAGCTATATTTTTTTCATTAGTTTTATGTTTTAACAATAAATTGAAAGCGCAACATCCATTTAGATTTGGGTTTTCTTTTGGTGTAATTACTTCTCAGCTTGATGGTGATGGTTACGGAGGATACAATAAATCCGGATTACAGGGAGGGGCATGGGTAAGTCGTAGTTTTGCCGACAACTTTGCTTATATGCTTGAAATTGCTTATCGTCCGAAGGGGAGTAAAAGTTCTTTTAATGCAACTGACGAAGAGCCAGATTATTATAAACTTAAACTTCATTATGTTGAGGTCCCTGTGACTTTACGATACTATTACGACAGATATGTTTTTGACATCAGTGCAGGCATTGCTTATTTGGCTAAGGAGAGAGAAGAGGGGTATATCAGTGGTTTTGTACAATCATCTGATATTACGGGATTTAATGATTTTGATTTTGTAGTAGCAGCAGGTATTGGAATTAAATTTAATGAATATTGGAGTGTAAAAGCACGTTTTACATATTCGGCTTTCGATGCTGCAAAAAAATATATTCCTCCTAAACCAGTTGTACATAATGGGCAATATAACAATGATTTATCAATTTCATTGTACAGAACAATCGGAAATTGA
- the pheS gene encoding phenylalanine--tRNA ligase subunit alpha, which translates to MLGKINNIKHQAEGFQITNLTELEQFRLQFLSKKGLLSQLFEDFKTVAPETKRSIGQNINQLKEFLQQRYDEAKILLEQSSESETKLDLTRTATPINWGSRHPISIVRKEINDIFARLGYVIADGPEMEDDWHVFSALNFPEEHPARDMQDTFFIQRRPDILLRTHTSSVQVRTMESQRPPIKVICPGRVFRNEAISARAHCIFHQIEGLYIDTNVSFADMKQTLLFFAREMFGEKTQIRFRPSYFPFTEPSAEMDVSCTICGGAGCNVCKHSGWLEIMGCGMVDPNVLECLNIDPEVYSGFAFGMGIERIAMLKYQIKDLRLYFENDLRFLEQFKAQL; encoded by the coding sequence ATGTTAGGAAAAATCAATAATATCAAACATCAAGCCGAAGGGTTTCAAATAACCAATCTTACAGAGTTAGAACAGTTTAGGCTTCAGTTTTTAAGTAAAAAAGGTTTATTAAGTCAATTGTTTGAAGATTTTAAAACTGTAGCACCTGAAACCAAAAGGTCAATAGGACAGAATATCAATCAGTTAAAAGAGTTTTTACAACAAAGGTATGACGAAGCAAAAATATTGCTAGAACAGTCAAGCGAATCGGAAACTAAATTAGATCTAACACGTACTGCTACACCTATCAACTGGGGTTCGCGACATCCTATTAGTATTGTTAGAAAAGAGATAAACGATATATTTGCCCGATTAGGTTACGTAATTGCTGATGGGCCTGAGATGGAAGATGATTGGCATGTGTTTTCTGCATTGAATTTTCCCGAAGAGCATCCGGCTCGTGATATGCAAGATACATTTTTTATTCAGCGCCGTCCCGATATTTTGCTCAGAACGCACACAAGTTCAGTTCAGGTAAGGACGATGGAGAGTCAACGCCCGCCAATAAAAGTGATTTGTCCGGGCAGAGTTTTCCGTAATGAAGCAATATCAGCGCGAGCACACTGTATTTTTCATCAAATAGAGGGGTTGTACATTGATACAAACGTTTCGTTTGCGGATATGAAACAAACACTTCTGTTTTTTGCACGAGAAATGTTTGGGGAGAAGACGCAAATACGTTTTAGACCATCTTACTTTCCATTTACAGAACCATCGGCAGAGATGGATGTTAGTTGTACAATTTGTGGAGGAGCAGGTTGTAATGTTTGTAAACACTCTGGATGGTTAGAAATTATGGGTTGTGGGATGGTTGATCCCAACGTGTTGGAATGCTTAAATATTGATCCTGAGGTATACAGTGGCTTTGCTTTTGGTATGGGAATAGAGCGAATAGCAATGCTAAAATATCAAATTAAAGATCTCCGTCTTTATTTTGAAAATGATCTGAGGTTTTTAGAGCAATTTAAAGCCCAGTTATAA
- a CDS encoding ABC transporter permease: protein MQLFFNIGRYFVFVKRVFTKPEKPKLYLFSIIREVWSLGVGSLGIVATISVFIGAVIALQSAYNVTNPLFPLYYIGLGVRDSMMLEFSSTIVGLILAGKVGSSIASEIGTMRVTEQIDALEIMGINPASFLIMPKTIGMLIFSPILTILSITIGILGGYLAVLVTSVIPLQDYLFGLTLDFVPYYLSYSIIKSLVFAFIITTVSGYQGYYVSGGSLEVGRASTQGVVYSSILILIFNLILTQLLLA, encoded by the coding sequence ATGCAATTGTTTTTTAACATAGGACGATATTTTGTTTTTGTTAAACGCGTGTTTACTAAACCTGAAAAACCTAAGCTCTATTTATTTAGTATCATTAGAGAAGTTTGGAGTTTAGGCGTTGGTTCTTTGGGTATTGTTGCAACAATCTCTGTCTTTATTGGTGCTGTAATAGCCTTACAATCAGCCTATAATGTAACCAATCCGTTGTTTCCCCTATATTATATAGGACTTGGGGTTCGAGATAGTATGATGTTAGAGTTCAGTTCTACTATCGTTGGGTTAATTTTAGCAGGAAAGGTGGGTTCGAGCATTGCAAGCGAAATTGGTACTATGCGAGTTACCGAACAAATTGATGCTTTGGAAATTATGGGGATTAACCCTGCATCATTCTTAATAATGCCAAAAACTATTGGCATGTTGATTTTCAGCCCTATACTTACAATTCTAAGCATTACTATTGGTATTTTGGGCGGATATTTGGCTGTTCTTGTAACATCTGTTATACCATTACAAGATTATCTGTTTGGATTAACATTAGATTTTGTCCCTTACTATTTAAGCTACTCAATTATCAAAAGCCTAGTATTTGCATTTATAATTACCACTGTTTCTGGCTATCAGGGTTATTATGTTTCCGGCGGATCTTTAGAAGTTGGTAGGGCAAGTACTCAGGGGGTTGTCTATTCAAGTATCTTAATATTAATTTTTAACCTTATTTTAACTCAACTTTTGTTAGCATGA